One Marinibacterium anthonyi genomic region harbors:
- a CDS encoding 4-oxalocrotonate tautomerase family enzyme, whose product MPFANFKLPQAALSRAQKEELIHRTTDLLASYFGEAARPHTMVLIEEIPDGGYGRADEVFVIPAAFRARE is encoded by the coding sequence ATGCCATTCGCCAATTTCAAACTGCCCCAGGCCGCGCTGAGCCGCGCGCAGAAGGAAGAATTGATCCACCGCACCACCGATCTGCTGGCAAGTTACTTCGGCGAGGCCGCGCGCCCGCACACGATGGTCCTGATCGAGGAGATCCCCGACGGCGGCTATGGCCGCGCGGACGAGGTCTTTGTGATCCCGGCCGCCTTCCGCGCGCGGGAGTGA